The following are from one region of the Nostoc cf. commune SO-36 genome:
- a CDS encoding TatD family hydrolase codes for MMFIDPHIHMCSRTTYDYLVMREYGIVAVIEPAFWLGQPRTNAGSFKDYFSSLVGWERFRASQFGIQHYCTIGLNPKEANNEALATEVMELLPLYACKEGVVAIGEIGYDDMTEAEDKYFCQQLELAKELDMLVLIHTPHRNKKTGASRSMDRCIEYGLDPSQVVIDHNNEETVEEVLGRGFWAAFTIYPQTKMGNARMVEVVRKYGSDRIIVDSSADWGISDPLAVPKTAQLMLDRGIPEEHIRAVCYENALAAYSQTGQMQASDWLNPQSVDQRQLFNGNSVLRGQEPGIKSVSDYVLIE; via the coding sequence ATGATGTTTATAGATCCTCACATTCACATGTGTTCGCGTACTACTTACGATTACTTAGTAATGCGGGAATATGGTATTGTCGCCGTCATTGAACCAGCCTTTTGGTTAGGACAACCCCGAACCAATGCTGGCTCATTTAAAGACTACTTCAGTAGTCTTGTAGGCTGGGAACGGTTTCGTGCTAGTCAGTTTGGCATCCAACACTACTGCACAATCGGCCTAAATCCGAAAGAAGCTAATAATGAGGCACTAGCAACTGAAGTGATGGAACTCCTACCACTTTATGCCTGTAAAGAAGGAGTTGTTGCCATTGGCGAAATTGGCTATGACGATATGACAGAAGCAGAAGATAAGTACTTTTGTCAACAGTTAGAATTAGCCAAAGAACTCGATATGTTAGTACTAATTCATACTCCCCACCGCAATAAAAAGACGGGTGCTAGCCGGAGTATGGATCGCTGTATTGAATATGGCTTAGATCCCTCACAAGTAGTTATTGATCATAACAACGAAGAAACCGTTGAAGAAGTATTAGGACGCGGTTTTTGGGCAGCTTTTACAATTTACCCACAAACGAAAATGGGTAACGCCAGGATGGTAGAAGTTGTCCGCAAATATGGAAGCGATCGCATCATCGTAGATAGTAGCGCTGATTGGGGTATTAGCGATCCTTTGGCAGTACCAAAAACGGCTCAATTGATGTTAGATAGGGGCATTCCTGAAGAACATATCCGAGCAGTTTGTTATGAAAATGCCCTAGCTGCTTACAGTCAAACTGGGCAGATGCAAGCATCAGATTGGCTCAATCCCCAATCTGTTGATCAGCGTCAGTTGTTTAATGGCAATTCTGTGTTGCGCGGACAAGAACCAGGAATCAAATCAGTTTCAGATTATGTGTTGATTGAATAG
- a CDS encoding YdcF family protein yields the protein MKRKFTIKSLISIKKNSLNLWQSLQKLTVGLFVVLGVWLIFTTITLVFASSQPVDGFFVLGGSIRREIHVAQQAKQYPQTPILISHGSPDPCIWLIFQAELASLQNVWLENCANSTFENFYYGIPILRRWGVHKVMLITSPSHLPRALWMARILLGAHGIWVEPKTVQELGVPGNQESWPKTGLDVTRSLFWAILSQIIQPQCSNVTRLTEVDVQAWENRGFHCEHQGGLRN from the coding sequence ATGAAACGCAAATTTACCATCAAATCATTAATTTCTATTAAAAAAAATTCTCTTAATTTGTGGCAATCGTTACAAAAACTAACGGTTGGATTGTTCGTTGTCCTGGGTGTTTGGCTGATTTTTACTACTATAACCTTAGTTTTTGCTTCTTCGCAGCCAGTAGATGGCTTCTTTGTACTTGGTGGCAGTATTCGTCGAGAAATTCATGTTGCCCAACAAGCAAAACAATACCCACAAACCCCAATTTTAATTTCTCATGGTTCCCCAGATCCCTGTATTTGGTTAATTTTTCAGGCGGAATTAGCAAGTTTACAAAACGTCTGGTTAGAAAACTGCGCGAATTCTACCTTTGAAAATTTTTATTATGGTATTCCAATTTTGCGACGTTGGGGAGTGCATAAAGTCATGTTGATTACCTCGCCCAGTCATTTACCCAGAGCCTTATGGATGGCACGGATTCTTTTGGGCGCTCATGGTATTTGGGTTGAGCCAAAAACTGTTCAGGAATTGGGTGTTCCTGGTAATCAGGAATCTTGGCCTAAAACTGGATTAGATGTAACACGCAGCTTATTTTGGGCGATTTTAAGTCAAATTATTCAACCGCAATGCTCAAATGTGACAAGGCTTACTGAAGTAGATGTGCAAGCTTGGGAGAATCGAGGTTTTCATTGTGAACACCAAGGAGGGTTGAGGAATTGA
- a CDS encoding EboA family metabolite traffic protein gives MSKVNKLLHHWLLKSVSDKAFAWLEQKQTQIASGAPERVFFTAFSAVPRYLGKEDLQLTFQDLEAAQDVIPGWYPGHWSVDQAGRTLLLLALPHDDTEGYVRSLDQVFSTADMGELVALYQSLPLLPHPELHRHRTAEGIRSNMSNVFQAIALRNPYPANYLDNAAWNQMVLKAVFVGSPLHLIWGLDQRANPELARMLADYAHERWAAKRSVTPELWRPVGRFADGTIITDLEKVLADGDIDEQKAAALACAESPLPQAQELLSRYPDLQSSIQQGNLTWSSFSRERFSVYK, from the coding sequence ATGAGTAAAGTAAACAAGTTACTGCATCACTGGCTGTTAAAGTCTGTTTCAGACAAAGCTTTTGCTTGGCTGGAACAGAAGCAGACACAGATTGCTAGCGGCGCTCCTGAACGAGTGTTTTTTACAGCTTTTAGTGCTGTACCGCGTTATCTAGGTAAAGAGGATTTACAGCTGACATTTCAGGACTTGGAAGCAGCACAGGATGTGATTCCTGGCTGGTATCCTGGTCATTGGAGTGTCGATCAAGCAGGTCGCACACTCTTGCTTTTAGCTTTGCCCCACGATGATACTGAGGGTTATGTGCGATCGCTCGATCAAGTCTTCTCCACTGCCGATATGGGGGAGTTAGTTGCCCTTTATCAAAGTTTGCCGTTACTACCACATCCAGAGTTACATCGTCATCGTACTGCTGAGGGAATTCGCAGCAATATGAGTAATGTATTCCAAGCAATAGCATTACGTAATCCTTACCCAGCGAATTATTTAGATAATGCTGCTTGGAATCAGATGGTGCTGAAGGCTGTGTTTGTCGGCAGTCCATTGCATCTAATTTGGGGTTTAGATCAACGTGCTAACCCAGAATTGGCGAGGATGTTGGCAGACTATGCCCATGAACGCTGGGCAGCGAAACGTTCAGTTACGCCAGAACTTTGGCGACCTGTAGGGCGGTTTGCCGATGGCACAATCATCACAGATTTGGAAAAGGTACTGGCTGATGGGGATATAGACGAGCAAAAAGCAGCAGCGTTAGCTTGTGCCGAGTCACCTTTACCTCAAGCGCAAGAATTACTATCCCGTTACCCAGATTTACAGTCATCCATTCAACAAGGTAATCTGACTTGGAGCAGTTTTAGCCGCGAACGCTTTTCAGTTTACAAATGA